A genomic region of Vitis vinifera cultivar Pinot Noir 40024 chromosome 7, ASM3070453v1 contains the following coding sequences:
- the LOC100267467 gene encoding uncharacterized protein LOC100267467 — translation MLENNMGSNILQHQAVEKKMLRETFHILTVTLLSLLLPLSFLLLARLSIAHYLLSLGTNIAIPQPFSLVFSFFLYTNPTLLHAFVSFISLATLVHGLTGRMALLSEATSQSFQPRLYTAWIFLCTLQVCVGLGIEVSIAAGIESTSLGSERSLLCRVVFFLGLHETMLHWSRTIVKPVVDDTIFGAAREERWGERVVMASSLGGLWWWRLRDEVESLAIVAEMKRELLMGVGVADFVGWWLYYLTVTIGMVRVVKGLMWVGMVLLCRRKVEQTNGGSCGDEDKV, via the coding sequence ATGCTTGAAAACAATATGGGCTCCAACATTCTTCAGCATCAAGCCGTGGAGAAGAAGATGTTGAGGGAAACTTTTCATATTCTTACAGTCACCCTTCTCAGCCTCCTCCTTCCTCTATCATTTCTCCTTCTAGCTAGACTCTCTATTGCCCACTATCTCTTATCTTTGGGCACTAATATTGCCATACCACAGCccttttctcttgttttctcttttttcctttacaCTAATCCTACTCTTCTCCATGCGTTTGTTTCCTTTATTAGCTTAGCCACTCTTGTCCATGGCCTGACTGGTCGGATGGCCCTTTTAAGTGAGGCAACAAGCCAATCTTTCCAGCCCCGTTTGTACACTGCATGGATTTTTCTCTGTACGTTGCAAGTATGCGTTGGTTTGGGGATTGAAGTTAGCATAGCAGCCGGGATTGAAAGCACAAGCCTTGGGAGCGAGAGGAGTTTGTTGTGTAGGGTGGTGTTTTTCCTGGGGCTGCACGAGACCATGCTGCATTGGTCCAGGACAATTGTGAAACCAGTGGTGGACGACACGATTTTCGGGGCTGCAAGGGAGGAGAGGTGGGGTGAGAGGGTGGTCATGGCCTCAAGCTTGGGCGGCCTATGGTGGTGGAGATTGAGGGATGAGGTTGAGTCTCTGGCTATTGTTGCTGAGATGAAGAGAGAGCTGTTAATGGGTGTTGGGGTGGCGGATTTTGTCGGTTGGTGGCTGTATTACCTGACTGTAACGATTGGAATGGTTAGGGTTGTGAAGGGTCTAATGTGGGTTGGGATGGTTCTGCTCTGCAGGAGGAAAGTAGAACAGACCAATGGCGGCTCTTGTGGGGATGAAGACAAGGTCTGA